One part of the Humulus lupulus chromosome 9, drHumLupu1.1, whole genome shotgun sequence genome encodes these proteins:
- the LOC133802632 gene encoding flavonol synthase/flavanone 3-hydroxylase-like: MGTEFDPAFIQAPEHRPKPTIVEAQGIPLIDLSRPIDDLAREIGGACSQWGFFQVINHGVPLDSRQKLESAAREFFALPQEEKRRVKRDAVKVLGYYDTEHTKNVRDWKEVFDFSVEDPTFVPASLDADDQKVTTWYNQWPENPPVLREACEGYAREVEKLSIKLMELIALSLGLPTTRFNEFFKDQTSFIRLNHYPPCPIPHLALGVGRHKDSGTLTILAEDDVGGLEVKRKSDGEWIRVKPTPNAFIINVGDMIQVWSNERYESVEHRVMVNSERDRFSIPFFLNPAHYTTVKPLEEMTDDQNPPKYRAYNWGKFITTRKGSNFRKLDVENIQIYHFKISK; this comes from the exons ATGGGAACGGAGTTCGACCCGGCATTCATTCAAGCACCAGAGCACAGGCCCAAGCCCACCATCGTCGAAGCCCAAGGCATACCATTGATCGACCTGTCCAGGCCCATTGATGACCTCGCGAGGGAGATCGGCGGCGCGTGCAGCCAGTGGGGGTTCTTTCAAGTGATCAACCATGGAGTTCCGCTGGATAGTCGACAGAAGCTGGAGTCGGCGGCGAGGGAGTTCTTTGCGCTGCCTCAGGAAGAGAAGAGGAGAGTAAAGAGGGACGCGGTTAAGGTTTTGGGATACTACGATACCGAACATACCAAGAACGTTAGGGATTGGAAGGAAGTCTTTGATTTTTCGGTGGAGGATCCCACCTTTGTTCCGGCGTCGTTAGATGCTGATGATCAGAAAGTTACCACGTGGTATAATCAATGGCCTGAGAACCCTCCAGTTTTAAG GGAGGCATGCGAAGGATATGCCAGAGAGGTTGAAAAGCTCTCGATCAAGTTGATGGAACTAATTGCCTTAAGCTTAGGATTACCAACAACCAGGTTCAATGAGTTCTTCAAAGACCAAACGAGTTTTATTCGACTGAATCACTATCCACCATGCCCTATTCCTCACCTTGCTCTCGGCGTTGGCCGTCACAAGGATTCCGGGACATTGACAATCCTTGCTGAAGATGATGTTGGAGGACTCGAAGTTAAGAGAAAGAGTGATGGAGAGTGGATTCGAGTCAAACCAACACCTAATGCTTTTATCATCAACGTTGGTGACATGATTCAG GTTTGGAGCAATGAAAGATATGAGAGTGTAGAGCACAGAGTGATGGTCAATTCTGAAAGGGATAGGTTTTCAATACCCTTCTTCCTCAATCCAGCACACTACACAACGGTCAAACCTTTGGAAGAGATGACTGACGACCAGAATCCTCCAAAATATAGAGCATACAACTGGGGAAAGTTCATCACCACAAGAAAGGGCAGTAATTTCAGGAAGCTTGATGTTGAAAACATTCAAATTTATCATTTCAAGATATCTAAGTGA